One Pyrus communis chromosome 13, drPyrComm1.1, whole genome shotgun sequence genomic window carries:
- the LOC137712257 gene encoding uncharacterized protein: MSTNSICFCFFTFLLFSCVRCLSNSTTESLDVFSRDLAFKALAERRARTGVLYKAVLPANLSGMEVSVVRLLTRRLWNRGATNFSCFKIPSRTVPMPHVKRLAFVHQNLGNWSSHYYPLPGYSLVSSVVGFTVYDASNTSSKSTTKLGLNTMGKPILVQFPNLTLDRRTSAAAKCASFADNGTVSLSEMRSPGVCYTTEQGHFLIVVPSKRKGSMEHLWVIGFVLGFPLIVVAGYVGIVLLKRLRTKKIETMEKQAEEDLVLENRWVYGSKMPSAAFTRTMPALENGYPCRGSSDHFI; this comes from the coding sequence ATGAGCACGAATTCAATTTGCTTTTGCTTCTtcacatttttacttttttcatgTGTGCGCTGCTTGAGCAACTCTACTACTGAGTCTTTGGATGTGTTTAGTAGAGATTTGGCCTTCAAGGCACTTGCAGAGCGCCGGGCTCGCACTGGCGTTCTGTACAAGGCTGTCCTCCCCGCTAACCTATCCGGCATGGAAGTCTCCGTAGTGAGGCTCCTAACCCGGCGGTTGTGGAATAGAGGTGCTACTAATTTCAGCTGCTTCAAAATTCCATCAAGGACCGTGCCAATGCCTCATGTGAAGAGACTGGCTTTTGTGCATCAAAATTTGGGCAACTGGTCATCTCACTACTACCCTCTTCCAGGTTACTCACTAGTCTCTTCTGTTGTTGGTTTTACGGTTTATGATGCTTCGAATACAAGCTCGAAAAGCACCACAAAGCTCGGCCTCAACACGATGGGGAAACCTATACTGGTTCAGTTTCCGAATCTCACATTGGACAGAAGAACAAGCGCAGCGGCAAAATGTGCATCATTTGCTGACAATGGGACGGTTTCCCTCAGCGAAATGAGATCACCTGGTGTGTGTTACACCACAGAGCAAGGTCATTTTTTGATCGTTGTTCCGTCCAAGAGAAAAGGAAGTATGGAGCATTTGTGGGTTATAGGGTTCGTGCTTGGATTTCCTCTGATAGTTGTGGCGGGTTATGTTGGGATTGTATTGTTGAAGCGTCTAAGGACAAAGAAGATTGAAACAATGGAGAAACAAGCTGAAGAGGATTTGGTTCTCGAAAACAGATGGGTTTACGGTAGTAAAATGCCTTCTGCTGCATTTACAAGAACAATGCCAGCTCTTGAGAATGGTTATCCATGCCGCGGTTCATCGGATCACTTCATCTGA
- the LOC137713297 gene encoding BTB/POZ domain-containing protein POB1-like encodes MRKANVNLSRPRIVTNSDASPSGLAGESVGSDNEVQDFAFAFNDINFSNQVMLIEIVTYSSEGKLEVVECSAVSCWARNRKRQRAEIKRDNVEDIPVHRVGQVLNCDMPDAEDNVVFENQDDEAGTVTDDFSWNLDCHTVVKVRTLQVSSPILAAKSPFLYKLFSNGMRESEQRQVSLRIHESGIFSCIILSAS; translated from the exons ATGAGGAAAGCGAACGTCAATCTCTCCCGTCCTCGGATTGTTACGAACTCGGACGCATCACCAAGTGGGCTCGCCGGCGAGTCGGTCGGCTCCGACAACGAGGTCCAAGACTTCGCCTTCGCATTTAACGATATAAATTTTTCCAATCAGGTTATGTTGATCGAAATCGTAACCTATTCGTCGGAGGGCAAATTGGAAGTCGTCGAATGCTCTGCCGTCTCCTGTTGGGCGCGTAACAGAAAGCGACAGAGGGCGGAGATTAAGAGAGACAATG TTGAGGACATTCCTGTGCACCGTGTGGGGCAGGTCTTAAATTGTGACATGCCAGATGCAGAGGATAATGTGGTATTTGAAAATCAAGACGACGAAGCTGGGACAGTGA CAGACGACTTTTCGTGGAACCTGGACTGTCATACGGTTGTTAAGGTTAGAACCTTACAGGTCAGTTCTCCAATCTTGGCAGCAAAGAGTCCATTTCTCTATAAG TTGTTTTCAAATGGGATGAGAGAGTCAGAGCAACGCCAAGTATCTCTAAGAATTCATGAATCTGGTATTTTCTCCTGTATTATATTATCAGCTAGTTGA
- the LOC137712615 gene encoding 6-phosphogluconate dehydrogenase, decarboxylating 3, chloroplastic: protein MEASPSLSRIGLAGLAVMGQNLALNIAEKGFPISVYNRTTSKVDETVDRAHNEGNLPLFGQYNPRDFVLSIERPRSVIILVKAGAPVDQTIAALSAHMEPGDAIIDGGNEWYENTERRIAEANGRGLLYLGMGVSGGEEGARHGPSLMPGGSHQAYTNVQDILRKVAAQVEDGPCVTYIGEGGSGNFVKMVHNGIEYGDMQLISEAYDVLKNVGGLTNEELGEIFSEWNRGELESFLIEITADIFRVKDDLADGFLVDKLLDKTGMKGTGKWTVQQAAELSVAAPTIAASLDCRYLSGLKEEREKAEEALKLAGFKEEIGSVTSGIDKKRLIDDVRQALYASKICSYAQGMNLLRAKSVEKGWNLNLGELARIWKGGCIIRAVFLDRIKNAYQRNQSLPNLIVDPDFAKEMVQRQAAWRRVVGLAVAAGISTPGMCASLSYFDTYRRGRLPANLVQAQRDLFGAHTYERVDRPGAFHTEWTKLAQKSGSGVGALN from the coding sequence ATGGAAGCTTCACCATCTCTGTCGCGCATAGGCCTGGCAGGCCTCGCCGTCATGGGGCAAAACCTCGCCCTCAACATCGCCGAGAAAGGGTTTCCGATCTCCGTCTACAACCGCACCACCTCCAAGGTCGACGAGACCGTAGACCGGGCCCACAACGAGGGGAACCTCCCTTTGTTTGGGCAGTACAACCCTCGCGATTTTGTGCTCTCCATCGAACGGCCCAGATCTGTTATTATCCTCGTCAAAGCTGGAGCTCCGGTTGACCAGACCATAGCCGCCCTCTCCGCCCATATGGAGCCCGGCGACGCCATCATCGACGGCGGCAACGAGTGGTACGAGAATACCGAGCGCCGAATCGCCGAGGCCAACGGTAGGGGGCTTCTGTACCTCGGGATGGGAGTCTCCGGCGGTGAGGAGGGGGCGCGCCACGGGCCCAGCCTCATGCCCGGCGGGTCCCACCAGGCATACACGAACGTCCAGGACATCCTCCGCAAGGTCGCCGCCCAAGTGGAGGATGGTCCCTGCGTCACCTACATCGGCGAAGGGGGTTCTGGTAATTTCGTCAAGATGGTCCACAACGGAATCGAATACGGCGACATGCAGCTGATTTCGGAGGCGTACGACGTTCTGAAGAACGTCGGAGGGCTGACGAATGAGGAGTTAGGGGAGATTTTTTCAGAGTGGAACAGGGGAGAGCTGGAGAGCTTCCTGATTGAGATTACGGCCGACATTTTTAGGGTTAAGGATGATTTGGCGGATGGGTTTTTGGTGGATAAGCTGCTCGACAAGACGGGGATGAAGGGGACCGGGAAATGGACGGTCCAGCAGGCGGCGGAGCTGTCAGTAGCTGCGCCCACCATTGCTGCTTCCTTGGACTGCAGGTACTTAAGTGGGttgaaggaggagagagagaaggccgAGGAGGCTCTGAAGCTGGCAGGGTTTAAGGAGGAGATTGGCAGCGTGACGAGCGGCATTGATAAGAAGCGGTTGATTGATGATGTGAGGCAGGCATTGTACGCTTCGAAGATATGCAGTTATGCTCAAGGGATGAACTTGTTGAGGGCCAAGAGTGTGGAGAAGGgttggaatttgaatttgggGGAGTTGGCTCGTATTTGGAAAGGCGGTTGTATTATCAGAGCGGTGTTCTTGGATCGGATCAAGAATGCTTACCAGAGGAATCAGAGTTTGCCAAACTTGATTGTTGATCCCGATTTTGCTAAAGAAATGGTGCAGAGGCAGGCTGCGTGGAGGAGGGTTGTTGGGTTGGCAGTGGCAGCCGGGATTAGCACTCCCGGAATGTGTGCCAGTTTGTCATATTTTGACACTTATCGGCGGGGTAGGCTTCCGGCCAACCTTGTTCAGGCTCAGAGGGACTTGTTTGGGGCTCATACCTATGAGAGGGTGGATCGCCCCGGGGCCTTTCACACCGAGTGGACGAAGCTAGCTCAGAAGAGCGGTTCTGGCGTCGGTGCACTCAATTGA